GCAGGAAAAGGGAGGCGCCAGCCATACTAAACATATTGCCGAAGTTCGCGCTTGTCGCCATGAAGACGTACTTGAGCGTATTAGCGAAGGTGCGCCGCCCCTCCCGCATCCCTGTCTCGAGCACGGAGAGATCGCGTTCAAGCAGCACGATGTCTGCGGTCTCTCTGGCTACGTCCACGGCCTCTTGGACGGAAATTGAGACGTCCGCCGCGTGCAGGGCCGGGGCATCATTGATACCGTCGCCCATATAGCCCACCACGTGTCCCGCCTTGCGGAGAGCGCGGATGATCCGTTCCTTTTGGTGAGGCTCGACCTCTGCGAAAATATCCGTGTCTCGCACGCGCGCCCACAAAGCCTCGTCACTCAGAGCGTGCAGTTCCGGACCGGTCACCACGCGCGTAGCGTTCAGCCCGACCTGAGCGCCGACCCGTGCAGCAACCAGCGCGTTATCACCGGTGATCATCTTGAGGCGCACGCCCAACCGACCGAGCCCTTCCACGACAGCCGCGATCCCTGGTTTTGGCGGATCGGCCAAGGCCAACAGGCCAACAAAGGTCATGTCCGCCTCGGAATTGCGGTCGATCGGTCTCGTCCCGTCCCATTCCCTCACCGCCACTCCGAGAGTGCGGTATCCCTGCCCGCTCAACTCCGTATAGAGTCGTTCAATCGTGCCAAGCAGGTCCGCAAGGGATCGCTCGCTGCCGTCCGCAAGTTGCGTCGTGGCGCATACTCCGAGCACGCTGTGGACAGCGCCCTTGGTCACGAGGAAAGCCTGACCTTGGTGCTCGACTAACACGCTAAGGCGTTTGCGTTCGAAGTCGAAGGGCACCTCGCCCAACTTACGCCAACCATCCAGAGCGAAGGTCCGGTGGGAACGAATCGCTTCGTCAATCGGATTGGCGAACGCCGTCTCATAAACGGCATTGAGATAGGCGTAAAAGAGAACGCGCTCGCTCTCTTGCCCATCCGGACCGATGGCTTTATGAACTTGCATCCGGCCTGCCGTCAGCGTGCCCGTCTTATCCGAGCAGAGCACATTCATACTTCCAAAGCTCTCGATCGCTGCCAAACGTTTGACGATGACCTTCTGTTCTGCCAACTGCCGTGCGCCTTTTGCCAGATTGACGCTGATGATGGCG
This window of the candidate division KSB1 bacterium genome carries:
- a CDS encoding HAD-IC family P-type ATPase, which encodes ILVILIFAFNVYFQRPILDSFLFALALAVGLTPQLLPAIISVNLAKGARQLAEQKVIVKRLAAIESFGSMNVLCSDKTGTLTAGRMQVHKAIGPDGQESERVLFYAYLNAVYETAFANPIDEAIRSHRTFALDGWRKLGEVPFDFERKRLSVLVEHQGQAFLVTKGAVHSVLGVCATTQLADGSERSLADLLGTIERLYTELSGQGYRTLGVAVREWDGTRPIDRNSEADMTFVGLLALADPPKPGIAAVVEGLGRLGVRLKMITGDNALVAARVGAQVGLNATRVVTGPELHALSDEALWARVRDTDIFAEVEPHQKERIIRALRKAGHVVGYMGDGINDAPALHAADVSISVQEAVDVARETADIVLLERDLSVLETGMREGRRTFANTLKYVFMATSANFGNMFSMAGASLFLPFLPLLPKQILLTNLLTDFPEMTIATDRVDPDWIERPRRWNVHFIRRFMLTFGLVSSLFDYLTFGVLLWVLHAGADKFRTGWFAESVVSAATIVLVLRTHGPFWRNGPSRPLLLTTVLVVVATLSLPYSPLSVPFGFVPLPPLFLVVLAVIVLTYALTAELAKRWFYRRSVS